The following proteins come from a genomic window of Trifolium pratense cultivar HEN17-A07 linkage group LG4, ARS_RC_1.1, whole genome shotgun sequence:
- the LOC123920106 gene encoding AT-hook motif nuclear-localized protein 28-like has protein sequence MFSNFQQQQQHNLFQSSRECQTSEEDETRSSGGPSPITAHKPSGGDGSTVEIGRRPRGRPPGSKNKPKTQIIVNRQPEPTMSPHILEIPQGSDVVEAIARFSNRRKTSLCVLTGSGTVSNVTLRQISAPPGTTVTFHGHFNILSISATFFSMSEPSPPIQKEFSISLAGPQGQIVGGFVVGRLLAVGPVFVIAASFNNPSYHRLPLEEDVMNKSVSGGGGGDEKSPPQLTGGGESCMYSAQLPSDVIWSTTPRTHF, from the coding sequence ATGTTCTCAAactttcaacaacaacaacaacataaccTTTTCCAATCCTCTCGTGAATGCCAAACATCAGAAGAAGATGAAACCCGAAGCAGCGGTGGGCCAAGCCCAATAACAGCCCACAAGCCAAGTGGCGGCGACGGTTCCACTGTTGAGATTGGTCGTAGGCCAAGAGGCCGTCCACCTGGCTCCAAAAACAAGCCCAAAACCCAAATCATAGTTAATCGTCAGCCCGAGCCCACGATGAGCCCACACATTCTTGAAATTCCCCAAGGCAGCGATGTTGTTGAAGCAATAGCCCGGTTCAGTAACCGAAGAAAAACCAGTTTATGTGTATTAACCGGTTCAGGTACCGTCTCTAACGTTACACTCCGTCAAATATCTGCTCCTCCCGGCACTACCGTTACTTTTCACGGCCATTTTAACATTCTCTCAATCTCCGCTACGTTCTTCTCCATGTCGGAACCCTCACCGCCGATCCAAAAAGAATTCTCGATCTCTCTCGCCGGACCTCAGGGTCAGATCGTCGGAGGGTTTGTCGTTGGACGGTTGCTTGCCGTTGGTCCGGTGTTTGTGATTGCCGCTTCTTTTAACAATCCATCTTATCATAGGTTACCTTTGGAAGAGGATGTTATGAATAAATCAGTCtccggtggtggtggtggtgatgagaAGTCCCCACCGCAGCTCACCGGCGGTGGCGAGTCGTGTATGTATAGTGCTCAACTACCTTCGGATGTGATTTGGTCTACAACGCCAAGAACACATTTCTGA
- the LOC123920107 gene encoding AP-4 complex subunit mu-like isoform X1 has translation MISQFFVLSQRGDNIVFRDYRGEVPKGSAEIFFRKVKFWEDGELQEAPPVFNVDGVNYFHVKVVGLLFVATTRVNISPSFVFELLQRIARVIKDYLGILNEDSLRKNFVLVYELLDEVIDFGYVQTTSTELLKSYIFNEPLVIDAARLSPLGPAAIFSQGTKRMPGIAVTKSVVATEPGGRRREEIFVDIIEKISITFSSSGYILTSEIDGTIQMKSYLTGNPEIRLALNEDLTIGGSQGPVSGYRSSSGSGAVILDDCNFHESVRLDSFDTNRTLSLIPPDGEFPVMNYRMTQAFKPPFRINALIEETGSLKAEVYLKVSAEFASSITANTVKVQMPLPKYTTRVSFELEPGANGQTTDFKEANKRLEWSLKKINGGSEHTLRAKLTFSQESHGNITKESGPVSMTFTIPMYNVSQLQVKYLQIGKKSGTHEPYRWVRYVTQANSYVARI, from the exons ATGATCTCACAGTTCTTCGTCCTCTCACAGCGTGGCGATAACATCGTTTTCCGTGACT ATCGTGGTGAGGTCCCAAAGGGAAGTGCAGAGATATTTTTCCGCAAAGTAAAGTTTTGGGAAGATGGGGAACTGCAGGAGGCACCACCTGTCTTT AATGTAGATGGTGTAAATTACTTTCATGTGAAAGTTGTGGGCTTACTGTTTGTTGCAACTACAAGGGTTAATATATCACCTTCCTTTGTCTTCGAGCTTTTACAAAGAATTGCTCGTGTTATTAAAGATTACCTTGGGATTCTCAATGAAGACTCGTTACGAAAGAATTTTGTCCTGGTGTATGAGTTACTGGATGAAGTTATT GATTTCGGTTACGTGCAAACAACATCTACAGAATTGTTGAAGTCCTATATTTTCAATGAGCCACTTGTAATTGATGCAGCACGTCTATCACCTCTTGGGCCTGCTGCAATCTTTTCC CAGGGGACAAAGAGAATGCCAGGAATAGCTGTTACAAAATCTGTTGTGGCAACAGAGCCTGGGGGTAGAAGGAGAGAGGAAATCTTTGTAGATATAATTGAGAAAATCAGCATCACGTTTAGCTCTAGT GGATATATATTGACTTCTGAGATTGATGGCACAATACAAATGAAGAGCTATCTTACTGGAAATCCTGAAATTCGCTTAGCTCTTAATGAAGACCTTACCATTGGGGGAAGCCAGGGACCAGTGTCTG GTTATAGGAGTTCCTCTGGTTCGGGAGCAGTGATATTAGATGACTGTAATTTCCATGAATCTGTTCGTCTTGATAGTTTTGATACGAACAGAACTCTATCCCTG ATACCGCCTGACGGTGAATTTCCAGTCATGAATTACCGTATGACCCAGGCATTTAAGCCTCCTTTTCGTATCAATGCTTTGATTGAAGAGACAGGGTCCCTTAAG GCAGAAGTATATCTTAAAGTAAGTGCTGAGTTTGCCTCAAGTATAACAGCAAACACTGTCAAAGTGCAGATGCCACTACCAAAATACACCACCAG AGTTAGTTTTGAACTGGAACCTGGTGCTAATGGACAAACTACTGATTTTAAGGAGGCAAATAAGAGGCTAGAATGGAGTTTAAAGAAG ATTAATGGGGGATCTGAGCATACTTTACGTGCAAAGCTAACCTTTTCTCAGGAATCACATG GTAATATAACGAAAGAATCCGGACCTGTTAGCATGACATTTACGATACCAATGTACAATGTATCACAGCTTCAG GTAAAATATTTGCAAATAGGAAAGAAATCTGGAACGCATGAGCCATATCGGTGGGTTAGATATGTTACACAGGCAAATTCCTACGTTGCCCGTATATGA
- the LOC123920107 gene encoding AP-4 complex subunit mu-like isoform X2, translating to MISQFFVLSQRGDNIVFRDYRGEVPKGSAEIFFRKVKFWEDGELQEAPPVFNVDGVNYFHVKVVGLLFVATTRVNISPSFVFELLQRIARVIKDYLGILNEDSLRKNFVLVYELLDEVIDFGYVQTTSTELLKSYIFNEPLVIDAARLSPLGPAAIFSGTKRMPGIAVTKSVVATEPGGRRREEIFVDIIEKISITFSSSGYILTSEIDGTIQMKSYLTGNPEIRLALNEDLTIGGSQGPVSGYRSSSGSGAVILDDCNFHESVRLDSFDTNRTLSLIPPDGEFPVMNYRMTQAFKPPFRINALIEETGSLKAEVYLKVSAEFASSITANTVKVQMPLPKYTTRVSFELEPGANGQTTDFKEANKRLEWSLKKINGGSEHTLRAKLTFSQESHGNITKESGPVSMTFTIPMYNVSQLQVKYLQIGKKSGTHEPYRWVRYVTQANSYVARI from the exons ATGATCTCACAGTTCTTCGTCCTCTCACAGCGTGGCGATAACATCGTTTTCCGTGACT ATCGTGGTGAGGTCCCAAAGGGAAGTGCAGAGATATTTTTCCGCAAAGTAAAGTTTTGGGAAGATGGGGAACTGCAGGAGGCACCACCTGTCTTT AATGTAGATGGTGTAAATTACTTTCATGTGAAAGTTGTGGGCTTACTGTTTGTTGCAACTACAAGGGTTAATATATCACCTTCCTTTGTCTTCGAGCTTTTACAAAGAATTGCTCGTGTTATTAAAGATTACCTTGGGATTCTCAATGAAGACTCGTTACGAAAGAATTTTGTCCTGGTGTATGAGTTACTGGATGAAGTTATT GATTTCGGTTACGTGCAAACAACATCTACAGAATTGTTGAAGTCCTATATTTTCAATGAGCCACTTGTAATTGATGCAGCACGTCTATCACCTCTTGGGCCTGCTGCAATCTTTTCC GGGACAAAGAGAATGCCAGGAATAGCTGTTACAAAATCTGTTGTGGCAACAGAGCCTGGGGGTAGAAGGAGAGAGGAAATCTTTGTAGATATAATTGAGAAAATCAGCATCACGTTTAGCTCTAGT GGATATATATTGACTTCTGAGATTGATGGCACAATACAAATGAAGAGCTATCTTACTGGAAATCCTGAAATTCGCTTAGCTCTTAATGAAGACCTTACCATTGGGGGAAGCCAGGGACCAGTGTCTG GTTATAGGAGTTCCTCTGGTTCGGGAGCAGTGATATTAGATGACTGTAATTTCCATGAATCTGTTCGTCTTGATAGTTTTGATACGAACAGAACTCTATCCCTG ATACCGCCTGACGGTGAATTTCCAGTCATGAATTACCGTATGACCCAGGCATTTAAGCCTCCTTTTCGTATCAATGCTTTGATTGAAGAGACAGGGTCCCTTAAG GCAGAAGTATATCTTAAAGTAAGTGCTGAGTTTGCCTCAAGTATAACAGCAAACACTGTCAAAGTGCAGATGCCACTACCAAAATACACCACCAG AGTTAGTTTTGAACTGGAACCTGGTGCTAATGGACAAACTACTGATTTTAAGGAGGCAAATAAGAGGCTAGAATGGAGTTTAAAGAAG ATTAATGGGGGATCTGAGCATACTTTACGTGCAAAGCTAACCTTTTCTCAGGAATCACATG GTAATATAACGAAAGAATCCGGACCTGTTAGCATGACATTTACGATACCAATGTACAATGTATCACAGCTTCAG GTAAAATATTTGCAAATAGGAAAGAAATCTGGAACGCATGAGCCATATCGGTGGGTTAGATATGTTACACAGGCAAATTCCTACGTTGCCCGTATATGA
- the LOC123920109 gene encoding beta carbonic anhydrase 5, chloroplastic-like isoform X2, translated as MNWVKSDGCHASSLPSFKEKQPEDLSNESKDLNVGNYMVETDGYMNLFGLMKQRFLNFKNQKYIKELEHFQSLAEAQYPKFMVIACADSRVCPSNILGFQPGEVFMIRNIANLVPVMKNGPSECNAALQFAVTTLQVENILVIGHSSCAGIEALMSMKEDTEPRNFIHNWVANGKVAKLKTKATTSHLSFDQQCRFCEKESINQSLLNLLSYPWLEDRVKKELLCIHGGYYNFSNCSFEKWTLDFKGCNVNEERSSYVVKEKEFWS; from the exons GGAGAAACAACCAGAGGATCTTAGTAATGAAAGTAAAGATCTTAATGTAGGGAATTATATGGTTGAAACTGATGGCTACATGAATTTATTTGGTTTGATGAAGCAGAGGTTTTTAAATTTCAAGAACCAAAAGTACAT AAAAGAGTTGGAGCATTTTCAATCTCTTGCTGAAGCTCAATATCCAAAG TTTATGGTAATTGCTTGTGCAGACTCAAGGGTATGCCCCtctaacatattaggattccaaCCTGGTGAAGTCTTTATGATACGTAACATTGCCAATCTTGTACCTGTGATGAAG AATGGACCATCAGAGTGTAATGCTGCTCTTCAGTTTGCTGTAACTACTCTTCAG GTTGAGAATATATTAGTCATTGGTCATAGTAGTTGTGCTGGAATTGAAGCTCTAATGAGTATGAAAGAAGATACAGAACCAAG AAACTTCATACACAATTGGGTTGCCAATGGGAAAGTTGCCAAATTGAAGACCAAAGCTACCACATCTCATCTTAGCTTTGATCAACAGTGCAGATTCTGTGAGAAG GAATCAATTAACCAATCATTATTAAACTTGCTAAGTTATCCATGGTTAGAAGATAGAGTGAAGAAGGAATTGCTTTGTATTCATGGAGGATATTATAATTTTTCGAATTGCTCGTTTGAGAAATGGACCCTTGATTTTAAAGGATGTAATGTTAATGAAGAACGTAGCAGTTATGTTGTCAAAGAAAAGGAATTCTGGAGCTGA